A DNA window from Thiobacillus denitrificans ATCC 25259 contains the following coding sequences:
- the ggpS gene encoding glucosylglycerol-phosphate synthase encodes MAASLVIVYHRQPYEEHVEGGKTVFRENASPNGIVPALKGFIGQTERASWIAWKKSPAGKPVRFERRITVEDSYGSYEVVRLPLSAEQISQFYHVTSKEALWPILNSFPSLYSTENCDWAAFREVNRLFAEAACEEAAPGAVVWVHDYNLWLVPKFVRALRPDVRIAFFHHTPFPAADVFNILPWRDEIVDSLLDCDLVGFHVPRYARNFVSVVQSLRPVDALVERDVPPDLRATGTALSEPVTPVVLHSGKRRVQIDAFPIGTHASLIRETVQQPERLAQVAQIRHDIPQEKIIVSIGRVDYAKGTREMLLAYERLLQRRPELHGRIKLLVTAVAAADGMRVYKRAQQSIEQLAGRINGRIGTLAWQPILLSTTPMPFAETLCYYRAADICWITPLRDGLNLVAKEFIAAHVNESGVLVLSEFAGAAVELQDAVLVNPYSLVQMDAAIDRALDMPAAEQRARMQRMDALMDRYDIGHWTRHVLELFAQLPARAQADADPAPQRARRAGRAPAAVPVH; translated from the coding sequence ATGGCTGCATCCCTGGTCATCGTCTATCACAGGCAACCCTATGAGGAACACGTCGAAGGCGGCAAGACGGTTTTCCGGGAGAACGCCAGTCCGAACGGCATCGTCCCGGCGCTGAAAGGCTTCATCGGGCAGACCGAGCGCGCGAGCTGGATCGCGTGGAAGAAATCGCCGGCCGGCAAGCCCGTACGCTTCGAGCGCCGAATCACCGTCGAGGACAGCTACGGCAGCTATGAGGTGGTGAGGCTGCCGCTCAGCGCCGAGCAGATCAGCCAGTTCTACCACGTCACGTCGAAAGAGGCGCTCTGGCCCATCCTCAACAGTTTTCCCTCGCTGTATTCGACCGAAAACTGCGACTGGGCCGCGTTCCGCGAGGTCAACCGCCTGTTCGCCGAGGCAGCCTGCGAGGAGGCGGCGCCCGGCGCGGTGGTCTGGGTGCACGATTACAACCTGTGGCTGGTGCCGAAATTCGTGCGGGCGCTGCGTCCGGATGTGCGCATCGCGTTTTTCCATCACACGCCGTTTCCGGCGGCCGACGTCTTCAACATCCTGCCCTGGCGCGACGAGATCGTCGACAGCCTGCTCGACTGCGATCTCGTCGGGTTCCACGTTCCGCGCTACGCGCGCAATTTCGTCTCGGTGGTGCAGTCGCTGCGCCCGGTCGACGCGCTCGTCGAACGCGACGTCCCGCCCGACCTGCGAGCGACGGGCACCGCGCTTTCCGAACCGGTGACACCGGTGGTGCTACACAGCGGCAAGCGCCGCGTCCAGATCGACGCGTTCCCGATCGGCACCCACGCCTCGCTGATCCGCGAAACGGTGCAGCAGCCCGAGCGGCTCGCGCAGGTCGCGCAGATCCGGCACGACATCCCGCAGGAGAAGATCATCGTTTCGATCGGGCGCGTCGATTACGCCAAGGGCACGCGCGAAATGCTGCTCGCCTACGAACGCCTGCTGCAGCGGCGCCCCGAGCTGCATGGGCGAATCAAGCTGCTCGTGACGGCGGTCGCGGCAGCCGACGGCATGCGCGTCTACAAGCGCGCCCAGCAGTCGATCGAGCAGCTCGCAGGCCGCATCAACGGGCGCATCGGCACGCTGGCCTGGCAGCCGATCCTGCTCTCGACGACGCCCATGCCGTTCGCCGAGACGCTGTGCTACTACCGTGCGGCCGACATCTGCTGGATCACGCCGCTGCGCGACGGCCTGAACCTCGTCGCCAAGGAATTCATCGCCGCCCACGTCAACGAGAGCGGCGTTCTCGTGCTCTCGGAATTCGCCGGGGCCGCGGTCGAGTTGCAGGACGCGGTCCTCGTCAATCCCTACAGCCTCGTGCAGATGGACGCCGCAATCGACCGCGCGCTCGACATGCCCGCCGCCGAGCAGCGCGCGCGGATGCAGCGCATGGATGCCTTGATGGATCGCTACGACATCGGTCACTGGACGCGCCACGTGCTCGAACTGTTCGCGCAGTTGCCGGCCCGCGCGCAGGCCGACGCGGATCCGGCCCCGCAGCGTGCGCGCCGTGCCGGGCGTGCGCCGGCGGCCGTGCCCGTGCACTAG
- a CDS encoding HAD family hydrolase → MTDTTEGFISDPGVSATPCPAAPRRTILATDLDGTFLGGSRAERASLYEWIARHRSEITLIFVSGRGLDFMRGLAQELPVQPDHLVGDVGTSVACGPGYAPLPHLERWLDAGWPADAAARIQQVMQRHPGLSAQPVVGGRRCSYYFKDPAHALAARAEIQALGFDALISDNLYFDVLPRGVQKGPTLLRTLAALGLPAERTLVAGDTLNDLSMFHTGLAGVAVGNREAALDAAIAQHTNVYRSPHPGAAGVLDALQRFHRTEDSHGCIPGHRLSQATL, encoded by the coding sequence ATGACCGATACGACCGAAGGTTTCATTTCCGACCCTGGCGTTTCCGCCACCCCCTGTCCGGCCGCACCGCGCCGGACCATCCTCGCGACCGACCTCGACGGTACCTTCCTCGGCGGCAGCCGTGCCGAGCGCGCGTCCCTCTACGAATGGATCGCGCGTCATCGCAGCGAAATCACACTCATCTTCGTCAGCGGGCGCGGCCTCGACTTCATGCGCGGCCTCGCGCAGGAACTCCCTGTTCAACCGGACCATCTGGTCGGCGACGTTGGCACCAGCGTCGCCTGTGGGCCCGGCTACGCGCCGCTGCCGCATCTCGAGCGCTGGCTCGACGCGGGCTGGCCGGCCGACGCAGCGGCGCGTATCCAACAAGTGATGCAGCGGCATCCGGGGCTCAGCGCGCAGCCGGTCGTGGGCGGCCGCCGTTGTTCGTATTACTTCAAGGATCCGGCGCACGCGCTCGCCGCACGGGCGGAGATCCAGGCGCTCGGTTTCGACGCGCTGATCTCCGACAACCTCTACTTCGACGTGCTGCCGCGCGGCGTGCAGAAAGGCCCGACGCTGCTGCGCACGCTGGCGGCGCTCGGCCTGCCCGCTGAGCGCACGCTCGTCGCCGGTGACACCCTGAACGACTTGTCGATGTTCCACACCGGGCTTGCCGGTGTCGCCGTCGGCAACCGCGAGGCCGCGCTCGACGCGGCCATCGCTCAGCACACCAACGTCTACCGCAGCCCTCATCCGGGCGCGGCCGGCGTGCTCGATGCCCTGCAACGCTTTCACCGAACGGAGGACTCCCATGGCTGCATCCCTGGTCATCGTCTATCACAGGCAACCCTATGA
- a CDS encoding YgaP family membrane protein, with amino-acid sequence MKRNMGTTDRIIRLIVVAIIAILYFTGEISGTAAIILGVIAVAFLVTSLIGWCPSYLPFGISTSKSDHDALR; translated from the coding sequence ATGAAACGGAACATGGGAACGACCGACCGGATCATTCGCCTGATCGTGGTCGCGATCATCGCAATCCTGTATTTCACGGGTGAGATCAGCGGGACGGCAGCGATCATTCTCGGCGTCATCGCGGTGGCTTTCCTCGTGACGAGCCTGATCGGCTGGTGCCCGAGCTACCTGCCCTTCGGCATTTCGACCAGCAAGTCGGACCACGACGCGCTACGCTAG
- the sohB gene encoding protease SohB, with protein MNDFVARYFLFLAEAATLVLAVTGAIAALIAVARRRSEDCGRLRVSDVGRRFAAAGDEIRSARLDKRTYRRPRRTGRHRRTRPETTKATPCSYLLDFKGDIRASAVAALREEVSAVLEVAQPGDAVLVRLESGGGLVNRYGLGAAQLLRIRDAQLPLTVMVDSVAASGGYLMAAVADTIVASPFALVGSIGVVAQTPNFHRWLRARDIDWEQFTAGQYKRTVTLFGENTETGRAKLREELDDIHALFRAFVQARRPQLDVDKVATGETWLGSRALELGLVDEIATSDELIRAACRRGKVLHLSFQRKARLTERVGRAAQTMWDGIWQPPQPLR; from the coding sequence TTGAACGACTTCGTCGCGCGATATTTCCTTTTTCTCGCCGAGGCCGCGACGCTCGTGCTCGCGGTGACCGGCGCGATCGCCGCGCTGATCGCAGTAGCGCGGCGCAGAAGCGAAGACTGCGGCCGCCTCCGCGTCAGCGACGTCGGACGCCGGTTCGCGGCGGCCGGCGACGAAATCCGCAGCGCACGACTCGACAAGCGCACCTACCGGCGCCCGCGCCGGACAGGCCGGCACCGCAGGACGCGGCCGGAAACGACGAAGGCGACGCCGTGCAGCTACCTCCTCGACTTCAAGGGCGACATCCGTGCGAGCGCGGTTGCCGCACTGCGCGAGGAGGTCAGCGCCGTTCTTGAAGTCGCCCAGCCCGGCGACGCGGTACTCGTCCGGCTCGAAAGCGGCGGCGGCCTCGTCAACCGTTACGGTCTCGGCGCCGCCCAGTTGCTGAGGATCCGCGACGCACAGCTGCCGCTTACCGTAATGGTCGACAGCGTCGCCGCAAGCGGCGGTTATCTGATGGCCGCCGTCGCCGACACGATCGTCGCCTCGCCTTTTGCGCTCGTCGGCTCGATTGGCGTCGTCGCGCAGACGCCCAATTTCCATCGCTGGCTGCGGGCGCGCGACATCGACTGGGAGCAGTTCACCGCGGGGCAATACAAACGGACCGTGACGCTGTTCGGCGAGAACACCGAAACGGGCCGCGCCAAGCTGCGCGAGGAACTCGACGACATCCACGCGCTGTTCCGTGCGTTCGTGCAAGCGCGCCGCCCGCAGCTCGACGTCGACAAGGTCGCCACCGGCGAGACCTGGCTCGGCAGCCGGGCGCTCGAACTCGGGCTCGTCGACGAAATCGCGACCAGCGACGAGCTCATTCGCGCGGCCTGCCGCCGCGGCAAGGTGCTGCACCTGAGCTTCCAGCGCAAAGCGCGGCTGACCGAGCGCGTCGGGCGCGCGGCCCAGACCATGTGGGACGGAATCTGGCAGCCACCCCAGCCGCTACGCTGA
- a CDS encoding VTT domain-containing protein, with amino-acid sequence MKRIPAHGSTPFRAFAWLLLLVASIALVSYGLRREIVDVVVWMGATIREAPAWGAALFFVASALSVLLLFISSVLLVPSAILAWGKWPTFLILAGGWICGWLATYAIGRFFRDRAFIERKLDTEGIGRSLLLSGKLPFSLTLIVISSLPAEIVGYALGALRYPFRAFLLALALVEIPFAFLIVFIGESFFFDNAGLLAGLLLLLLGVLTWEVRSARRLRQASRDETTGLRPGG; translated from the coding sequence ATGAAACGCATTCCTGCACACGGCTCGACGCCCTTTCGCGCATTCGCTTGGCTGTTGCTGCTCGTCGCGTCGATCGCGCTCGTCAGCTACGGGCTGCGGCGCGAGATCGTCGACGTCGTGGTGTGGATGGGGGCCACGATACGCGAAGCGCCGGCCTGGGGCGCTGCCCTGTTCTTTGTCGCGTCGGCGCTGTCGGTATTGCTGCTCTTCATCTCGAGCGTGCTGCTCGTTCCCTCGGCGATCCTCGCCTGGGGAAAATGGCCGACGTTTCTGATACTCGCGGGCGGCTGGATCTGCGGATGGCTCGCGACCTACGCCATCGGTCGATTTTTTCGCGATCGCGCGTTCATCGAACGCAAACTCGACACCGAAGGGATCGGGCGCTCGCTCCTGCTCTCCGGAAAGCTGCCGTTTTCGCTGACGCTGATCGTCATCAGCTCGCTGCCCGCCGAAATCGTCGGCTACGCCCTCGGCGCGCTACGCTACCCGTTCCGCGCCTTCCTGCTGGCCTTGGCGCTCGTCGAAATCCCGTTCGCGTTTCTGATCGTGTTCATCGGCGAGTCGTTCTTTTTCGACAACGCGGGCCTGTTGGCCGGCCTCCTGCTGCTGCTTCTCGGCGTCCTGACTTGGGAAGTCAGGAGCGCGCGCCGCCTGCGGCAAGCGTCGAGAGACGAGACCACCGGCCTTCGCCCGGGCGGATAA
- the msrB gene encoding peptide-methionine (R)-S-oxide reductase MsrB: protein MERRNFLILAGGAVLAWSSRAAAAPRVEKLVLSDAEWKKRLTPAAYHILREEGTEAPFSSPLDREKRSGLFVCAACALPLFPSRFKFDSGTGWPSFYDVLPGHVETEIDRKLFVPRTEYHCARCGGHHGHVLKDGPKPTGLRYCNNGLALRFIPDPA, encoded by the coding sequence ATGGAAAGGCGGAATTTCCTGATCCTGGCCGGCGGCGCCGTGCTGGCATGGAGCAGTCGTGCCGCGGCGGCGCCGCGGGTCGAGAAACTGGTGCTCAGCGACGCCGAGTGGAAAAAGCGGCTCACCCCGGCGGCGTACCACATCCTGCGCGAGGAAGGCACGGAAGCGCCGTTCAGCAGCCCGCTCGACCGCGAAAAGCGCAGCGGGCTCTTCGTCTGCGCGGCGTGCGCGCTTCCGCTCTTCCCGTCGCGTTTCAAGTTCGACAGCGGCACCGGCTGGCCGAGCTTCTACGACGTGTTGCCGGGCCATGTCGAAACCGAGATCGACCGCAAGCTGTTCGTGCCCCGCACCGAATACCATTGCGCGCGCTGCGGCGGCCACCACGGCCACGTGTTAAAGGACGGGCCGAAACCGACCGGTCTGCGCTATTGCAACAACGGCCTGGCGCTGCGCTTCATTCCCGACCCGGCGTAA
- the msrA gene encoding peptide-methionine (S)-S-oxide reductase MsrA produces the protein MKRPIAAVLVRRVAAAAAFALVAAPGAAGATSLPDPAVDIPLAKTGGTATAVLAGGCFWGVEGVFEHVKGVKRVVSGYSGGEAGTARYERVSSGDTGHAEAVRVEYDPARISYGQLLKVFFSVAHDPSQRDRQGPDIGRQYRSAIFYATPEQRRVAEHYVSQLQKADAFSRPLATELVPLRAFYDAEAYHQDYLVRHPTQPYIVIHDLPKIAELKRRFPTLYEDD, from the coding sequence ATGAAACGTCCGATTGCCGCAGTTCTTGTCCGGCGTGTCGCCGCCGCGGCGGCGTTCGCGCTGGTGGCAGCGCCGGGCGCGGCGGGGGCCACGTCCTTGCCCGATCCCGCGGTCGATATTCCGCTCGCGAAAACCGGCGGTACGGCGACGGCTGTCCTCGCCGGCGGTTGTTTCTGGGGCGTCGAAGGCGTGTTCGAGCACGTCAAGGGCGTCAAACGCGTGGTATCGGGCTATTCCGGCGGCGAAGCCGGCACGGCGCGTTACGAGCGCGTGTCTTCCGGTGACACCGGCCACGCCGAGGCGGTGCGGGTCGAATACGATCCGGCGCGCATCAGCTACGGCCAGCTCCTGAAGGTGTTTTTCTCGGTCGCGCACGACCCGAGCCAGCGCGACCGGCAAGGCCCGGATATCGGGCGGCAGTACCGTTCGGCGATCTTCTACGCCACGCCCGAGCAGCGCCGGGTGGCCGAACACTACGTGTCGCAGTTGCAGAAGGCGGACGCGTTTTCGCGGCCGCTCGCGACCGAGCTCGTGCCGCTTCGCGCGTTCTACGACGCCGAGGCCTATCATCAGGACTACCTCGTCCGGCATCCGACGCAGCCGTACATCGTCATTCACGACCTGCCCAAGATCGCCGAGCTCAAGCGGCGCTTCCCGACGCTTTACGAGGACGACTGA
- a CDS encoding SRPBCC family protein, which translates to MNVETIAVHIAAPPERVHAFASNPENLPRWVPSFFESIERVDATWVARTPLGRVVVAFVPDNGPGVLDHTLTLPSGERITNSMRVIASGEGSEVLFTLIQRAGTSDAAFRQDAALGAGRSSNAEAAARGDARVAWPRRAGRHAWRCEETKTREPMSKQDAVAAMRSAAAVMQCAARRSA; encoded by the coding sequence ATGAACGTCGAGACCATTGCCGTCCACATCGCAGCGCCGCCCGAGCGCGTCCATGCCTTCGCCTCCAATCCGGAAAACCTGCCGCGCTGGGTGCCTTCGTTCTTCGAGTCGATCGAGCGCGTCGACGCGACCTGGGTCGCGCGCACGCCGCTCGGCCGCGTCGTCGTCGCGTTCGTTCCCGACAACGGCCCGGGCGTGCTCGACCACACCTTGACGCTGCCCTCGGGCGAACGCATCACCAATTCGATGCGCGTCATCGCGAGCGGCGAGGGCAGCGAGGTCCTTTTCACGCTGATCCAGCGCGCGGGGACGAGCGACGCGGCCTTCAGGCAGGATGCCGCGTTGGGTGCAGGCCGATCTTCAAACGCTGAGGCGGCTGCTCGAGGCGACGCCCGCGTAGCGTGGCCACGGCGCGCCGGGCGCCATGCGTGGCGGTGCGAAGAAACCAAGACGCGCGAGCCGATGTCGAAACAGGATGCCGTCGCGGCGATGCGAAGCGCGGCGGCCGTGATGCAGTGTGCGGCACGTCGCAGCGCGTAG
- a CDS encoding sensor domain-containing diguanylate cyclase, protein MTAPPVDAVRALECALSLCRQELAESRGRAQGLALAEAVFTHAANPLAVLDRHYDFLRVNDAYARCCGKPVEAFAGRNHFEMFPSDARLVFDDVVQNKPASTTFTRALIFPDQPERGVSYWDWTLVPVLDADGEVDALVLSQVDVTEREAGADALRQSEARYRRQAAELELIYRTAPVGLCVLDTQLRYVHINEHLAEFDRLPVEEHLGKTIRETLPDTAARVEPLLRRVLETGEPVLDLEGRGETEPGVWRHWNSQYWPLKSADGRVYGINVVVEEITERRRLEETRQREQAFRSLAENSSDIISRFDRELRRIYVNPAIEAILDRPRETLIGKTHHDLGLPEALAAALDRPLAMVFETAQPLAAEAVVPTPKGERYLEARIVPEFDASGAVETVLAITRDLTERKRAEEALQASERKYRALVENLYEGVWLLDTEADTTFVNARLAELLGYPATEMLGRSVFSFMDPEQVEAMRGNLLRSAAGTRAEYDFEFRCKSGEPIWTRVAATPIVDEGGRYQGTLIALIDITERIRSAEALHRREQEFAALVERSPDIIARVDASLRLRYVNPAIERLTGRPRDWFIGKTPGERELSPEEARLREATLRAVFESGEERIVEQRNPSLNGERIFQTRLVPEFGPAGKVESVLVVERDIDDLKRAQEALEELTLLDPLTGVANRRFLERFVGREWMREARQRLPIAAVMVDIDHFKDYNDHYGHAQGDACLRTVSQTLRGALHRPADILVRYGGEEFIVLLPESDLAAAREIAERLRQAVEALALPHPTSPIGDRVTISLGVAAVQAHEGEFDQLLIAADAALYRAKKKGRNRVEASGAPAADAARPP, encoded by the coding sequence ATGACTGCCCCGCCCGTGGACGCCGTCCGCGCCCTGGAATGCGCGCTGAGCCTGTGTCGGCAAGAACTGGCCGAGAGTCGCGGGCGTGCGCAGGGGCTCGCGCTTGCCGAAGCGGTGTTCACCCACGCCGCCAATCCGCTCGCCGTGCTCGACCGTCACTACGACTTCCTGCGCGTCAACGACGCCTACGCGCGCTGTTGCGGCAAGCCCGTCGAGGCCTTCGCCGGCCGCAACCACTTCGAGATGTTCCCCTCGGATGCGCGCCTCGTTTTCGACGACGTCGTCCAGAACAAGCCCGCATCCACGACCTTCACGCGTGCGCTCATCTTTCCAGATCAGCCCGAGCGCGGTGTGAGCTACTGGGACTGGACGCTGGTGCCCGTCCTCGACGCGGACGGCGAGGTCGACGCCCTCGTTTTGTCGCAGGTCGACGTGACCGAGCGCGAGGCCGGGGCCGACGCATTGCGCCAGAGTGAGGCGCGCTATCGGCGGCAGGCGGCCGAGCTCGAATTGATCTACCGCACCGCGCCGGTCGGCCTGTGCGTGCTCGACACGCAATTGCGCTACGTCCACATCAATGAACACCTGGCCGAGTTCGATCGTCTGCCGGTCGAGGAGCATCTCGGCAAGACGATACGCGAGACGCTGCCGGACACCGCGGCTCGGGTCGAACCGCTGCTGCGCCGCGTACTCGAAACCGGCGAACCGGTGCTCGACCTCGAGGGCAGGGGCGAGACGGAACCGGGCGTCTGGCGCCACTGGAACAGCCAGTACTGGCCGCTCAAGTCGGCCGACGGCCGGGTGTACGGCATCAACGTCGTCGTGGAAGAAATCACCGAACGGCGGCGCCTGGAGGAAACGCGCCAGCGCGAACAAGCGTTTCGCAGCCTCGCCGAGAATTCGAGCGACATCATCTCCCGCTTCGACCGCGAGCTGCGGCGGATCTACGTCAACCCGGCGATCGAGGCGATTCTGGACCGCCCGCGCGAGACGCTGATCGGCAAGACCCACCACGACCTCGGCCTTCCCGAAGCGCTCGCGGCCGCGCTCGACCGCCCGCTCGCCATGGTGTTCGAGACCGCGCAGCCGCTGGCCGCGGAAGCCGTCGTGCCGACGCCGAAGGGCGAGCGCTACCTCGAGGCGCGCATCGTGCCGGAATTCGATGCGAGCGGCGCCGTCGAGACCGTGCTCGCGATCACGCGCGACCTCACCGAACGCAAGCGCGCCGAGGAGGCCCTGCAGGCGAGCGAGCGCAAGTATCGAGCGCTGGTCGAGAACCTCTACGAAGGCGTGTGGCTGCTCGACACCGAAGCCGACACGACCTTCGTCAACGCGCGACTTGCCGAACTGCTCGGCTACCCGGCGACGGAAATGCTCGGGCGTTCGGTGTTCAGCTTCATGGACCCGGAGCAGGTCGAGGCGATGCGCGGGAATCTCCTGCGCAGCGCGGCCGGGACGCGTGCCGAGTACGACTTCGAATTCCGCTGCAAGAGCGGCGAACCGATCTGGACCCGCGTCGCCGCGACGCCGATCGTCGACGAGGGCGGCCGCTACCAGGGGACGCTGATCGCGCTCATCGACATCACCGAACGCATCCGCTCGGCCGAGGCGCTCCACCGCCGCGAGCAGGAATTCGCCGCCCTGGTCGAGCGCTCGCCCGACATCATCGCGCGGGTCGACGCGTCGCTGCGCCTGCGTTACGTCAATCCGGCGATCGAGCGGCTCACCGGCCGGCCGCGCGACTGGTTCATCGGCAAGACCCCGGGCGAGCGCGAACTGTCGCCGGAAGAGGCGCGCTTGCGCGAGGCCACGCTCCGCGCCGTGTTCGAAAGCGGTGAGGAAAGGATCGTCGAGCAACGCAACCCCTCGCTGAACGGCGAGCGCATCTTCCAGACACGGCTGGTGCCCGAGTTCGGCCCCGCCGGCAAGGTCGAGTCCGTGCTGGTCGTCGAGCGCGACATCGACGACCTCAAGCGCGCGCAGGAGGCGCTCGAGGAACTGACGCTGCTCGACCCTTTGACCGGCGTCGCCAACCGCCGCTTTCTCGAGCGCTTCGTCGGGCGCGAGTGGATGCGCGAGGCGCGCCAGCGCCTGCCGATCGCCGCGGTCATGGTCGACATCGACCATTTCAAGGATTACAACGACCACTACGGCCATGCGCAGGGCGACGCCTGCCTGCGCACCGTGTCGCAGACGTTGCGCGGCGCGCTGCACAGGCCTGCCGACATCCTCGTCCGCTACGGCGGCGAGGAATTCATCGTTCTGCTGCCCGAGAGCGATCTGGCTGCTGCGCGCGAAATCGCCGAGCGCCTGCGGCAGGCCGTCGAGGCGCTCGCGCTGCCGCATCCGACCTCCCCGATCGGCGACCGCGTGACGATCAGCCTCGGCGTGGCGGCGGTGCAGGCCCACGAAGGCGAATTCGATCAACTGCTGATCGCCGCAGACGCGGCGCTCTACCGCGCCAAGAAAAAGGGGCGCAATCGGGTCGAGGCGAGCGGGGCGCCCGCGGCCGATGCGGCGCGCCCACCGTGA